One window from the genome of Halomicrobium zhouii encodes:
- a CDS encoding helix-turn-helix domain-containing protein — MAVDPSPERFRDLMLDDEPGLSEVMACVFGIQEHEVRTYRTLLDSPASTVEELAEELDRDRSNVNRSLSTLREKGLADRERRLLDGGGHVYQYSATPLDEARELMHATLDEWAASVHERIDEFGD, encoded by the coding sequence ATGGCCGTCGATCCGTCCCCGGAGCGATTCCGCGACCTGATGCTCGACGACGAACCCGGGCTGTCCGAGGTGATGGCCTGCGTGTTCGGCATCCAGGAGCACGAAGTCAGGACCTACCGGACGCTGCTCGACAGCCCCGCGAGCACCGTCGAGGAACTCGCCGAGGAACTGGACCGCGACCGGAGCAACGTGAACCGGTCGCTGTCGACGCTGCGCGAGAAGGGGCTGGCCGACCGGGAGCGGCGCCTCCTCGACGGCGGCGGGCACGTCTACCAGTACTCCGCCACGCCCCTGGACGAGGCCCGGGAACTGATGCACGCGACCCTCGACGAGTGGGCCGCCTCCGTCCACGAGCGCATCGACGAGTTCGGCGACTGA
- the argF gene encoding ornithine carbamoyltransferase, which yields MQHYLDVDDLTTDELTDVLDRAATIKSLGGENRLTGQTLGMVFEKPSTRTRVSFETGMTQLGGHAVFLGPDDIHLGHGEPVKDTSRALSRYVDFLMARVFDHADVEELAEYADVPVVNGLTDDAHPCQTLADLLTIREHFGDFDEVRVAWVGDGNNVCQSFALGAAMTGLDLTVATPEGYGVDESVLDRAESVGDAPATTHDPDAAIADADVVYTDVWVSMGQEDERSEKLEAFDGFQISPDVLGDRTLMHCLPAHRGEEVTDAAIESDNAIVWDQAENRLHAQKGLLAWLAAQG from the coding sequence ATGCAGCACTACCTCGACGTCGACGACCTGACGACCGACGAACTGACCGACGTGCTGGACCGCGCGGCGACTATCAAGTCGCTTGGCGGGGAGAACCGTCTCACCGGCCAGACGCTGGGGATGGTCTTCGAGAAGCCCTCGACGCGGACCCGGGTCTCCTTCGAGACCGGCATGACCCAGCTGGGCGGCCACGCCGTCTTCCTCGGCCCGGACGACATCCACCTGGGCCACGGCGAGCCCGTCAAGGACACCTCCCGGGCGCTCTCCCGGTACGTCGACTTCCTGATGGCGCGCGTCTTCGACCACGCGGACGTCGAAGAACTGGCCGAGTACGCCGACGTCCCAGTCGTCAACGGGCTCACCGACGACGCCCACCCCTGCCAGACGCTGGCCGACCTGCTCACCATCCGCGAGCACTTCGGCGACTTCGACGAGGTCAGGGTCGCCTGGGTCGGCGACGGCAACAACGTCTGCCAGTCCTTTGCCCTCGGCGCGGCGATGACCGGCCTCGACCTGACCGTCGCGACGCCGGAGGGCTACGGCGTCGACGAGAGCGTCCTCGACCGGGCCGAATCGGTCGGCGACGCCCCCGCCACGACCCACGACCCCGACGCCGCCATCGCCGACGCGGACGTCGTCTACACCGACGTCTGGGTCAGCATGGGCCAGGAAGACGAGCGCAGCGAGAAGCTGGAGGCCTTCGACGGCTTCCAGATATCCCCCGACGTGCTCGGTGACCGCACGCTGATGCACTGCCTGCCCGCCCACCGCGGCGAGGAGGTCACCGACGCCGCCATCGAGAGCGACAACGCCATCGTCTGGGACCAGGCGGAGAATCGGCTGCACGCCCAGAAAGGGTTGCTGGCCTGGCTGGCGGCGCAAGGGTAG
- a CDS encoding [LysW]-lysine hydrolase — translation MSSEAAESTATVSDEEARDLLEAVVRIPSVTPDEREAAERLVEFFEDHGREAWLDDVGNVRAPADDGVLLTSHIDTVPGDIPVRVEENDEGEAELWGRGSVDAKGPLCAMAVAAVRTGASFVGVVGEEVDSRGGRFLVEDREAEPDAVINGEPSGWEGITLGYRGLLAGTYVATSESGHSSRPENNAIQDAIDWWAAVDEEFEPDDWIPVFERVTTKPVSMDGGISDDGLSVEATMDVQLRVPPEYTTEEIREIADGHLTNGTVHWDDKVEPVMQSPRTSVARAFRAAIRQQGGDPTLLRKTGTSDMNVFAQSWDCPMVTYGPGDSDLDHAPNEHIVLDEYDRSVAVLEDVTDRLLED, via the coding sequence ATGAGCAGCGAGGCGGCCGAGAGTACCGCCACCGTCAGCGACGAGGAGGCCCGCGACCTCCTGGAGGCGGTCGTCCGCATCCCCTCGGTCACGCCCGACGAACGGGAGGCCGCCGAGCGCCTCGTCGAGTTCTTCGAGGACCACGGCCGCGAGGCCTGGCTCGACGACGTCGGCAACGTCCGCGCGCCCGCGGACGACGGCGTCCTCCTCACGTCCCATATCGACACCGTCCCCGGCGACATCCCCGTCCGCGTCGAGGAGAACGACGAGGGCGAGGCGGAGCTGTGGGGCCGCGGGTCGGTCGACGCCAAGGGGCCGCTGTGTGCGATGGCGGTCGCCGCCGTCCGCACCGGCGCCAGCTTTGTCGGCGTCGTCGGCGAGGAGGTCGACTCCCGCGGCGGGCGCTTCCTCGTCGAGGACCGCGAGGCCGAGCCCGACGCCGTGATCAACGGGGAGCCCTCCGGCTGGGAGGGGATCACGCTGGGGTACCGCGGCCTGCTCGCGGGCACCTACGTCGCCACTTCGGAGTCGGGCCACTCCTCGCGCCCCGAGAACAACGCCATTCAGGACGCCATCGACTGGTGGGCCGCCGTCGACGAGGAGTTCGAGCCCGACGACTGGATCCCCGTCTTCGAGCGCGTCACGACCAAGCCCGTCTCGATGGACGGAGGCATCTCCGACGACGGCCTCTCCGTCGAGGCGACGATGGACGTCCAGCTTCGGGTCCCCCCGGAGTACACCACCGAGGAAATCCGCGAGATCGCCGACGGCCACCTGACCAACGGTACCGTCCACTGGGACGACAAGGTCGAACCCGTCATGCAGAGCCCGCGGACCAGCGTCGCCCGTGCCTTCCGCGCGGCCATCCGCCAGCAGGGCGGCGACCCCACCCTGCTGCGCAAGACCGGGACCAGCGACATGAACGTCTTCGCCCAGTCCTGGGACTGCCCGATGGTCACGTACGGCCCCGGCGACTCCGACCTCGACCACGCGCCGAACGAACACATCGTCCTCGACGAGTACGACCGCTCGGTCGCCGTCCTCGAGGACGTCACCGACCGCCTGCTGGAGGACTGA
- a CDS encoding aspartate aminotransferase family protein: protein MTGFVFNEKPIQIEEGDGAYLYDDSGTEYLDMGASYACVPLGHRHDAVDAAAKAQIDKLTYVQASYPNSARTELYETLAESAPDPIGKVWLCNSGTEANEAALKFARSATGNSKIIAAMQSFHGRTMGSLAATWKSKYKKPYEPLAGDFEFVPYDDPEAMAEAVDDETAAVIVEPVQGEGGINPASAEYLEAAREATEEAGAALIFDEVQTGMGRTGSLWACEQTGVVPDMITSAKGLANGFPMGATLCRDWIAEEYGSHASTFSGGPVVSAAANATVQTIVEEDVPAHAESVGNYLQERLEAELGDDVREVRGEGLMVGVEVKRGAMRYLKQLAMSHQILALPAGRTVVRLLPPLTVTQDQADEVVEALVEVIG from the coding sequence ATGACTGGATTCGTCTTCAACGAGAAACCCATTCAGATCGAGGAGGGCGACGGCGCCTACCTCTACGACGACAGCGGTACCGAGTACCTGGACATGGGCGCGAGCTACGCCTGCGTCCCGCTGGGGCACCGTCACGACGCCGTCGACGCCGCTGCGAAAGCACAGATTGACAAGCTGACCTACGTCCAGGCGTCGTATCCCAACTCCGCCCGCACCGAACTGTACGAGACGCTGGCAGAGTCGGCGCCCGATCCGATCGGCAAGGTGTGGCTCTGCAACTCGGGCACCGAGGCCAACGAGGCCGCGCTCAAGTTCGCCCGCAGCGCGACGGGCAACTCGAAGATAATCGCCGCGATGCAGAGCTTCCACGGGCGCACCATGGGCTCGCTCGCGGCCACCTGGAAGAGCAAGTACAAGAAGCCCTACGAGCCCCTGGCTGGCGACTTCGAGTTCGTTCCCTACGACGACCCCGAGGCAATGGCCGAGGCCGTCGACGACGAGACGGCCGCCGTCATCGTCGAGCCCGTCCAGGGCGAGGGCGGGATCAACCCCGCCTCCGCCGAGTACCTCGAAGCGGCCCGGGAGGCAACCGAAGAAGCGGGCGCGGCGCTGATATTCGACGAGGTCCAGACCGGGATGGGCCGCACGGGCTCGCTGTGGGCCTGCGAGCAGACCGGCGTCGTCCCGGACATGATCACGAGCGCCAAGGGACTCGCCAACGGGTTCCCCATGGGCGCGACGCTGTGTCGCGACTGGATCGCCGAGGAGTACGGGAGCCACGCCTCGACGTTCTCGGGCGGCCCCGTCGTTTCCGCTGCAGCCAACGCCACCGTCCAGACCATCGTCGAGGAGGACGTCCCCGCCCACGCCGAATCGGTCGGGAACTACCTGCAGGAGCGCCTGGAGGCGGAACTCGGCGACGACGTGCGCGAGGTCCGCGGCGAGGGGCTGATGGTCGGTGTCGAGGTGAAACGGGGGGCGATGCGCTACCTCAAACAGCTCGCGATGAGCCACCAGATTCTCGCGCTACCCGCCGGCCGGACCGTCGTTCGCCTGCTCCCGCCGCTGACCGTCACGCAGGACCAGGCCGACGAGGTCGTCGAGGCCCTCGTCGAGGTGATAGGATGA
- a CDS encoding acetylglutamate/acetylaminoadipate kinase, whose translation MTIVIKVGGARAVDPAGALADVSSLVEDGEDVVVVHGGSTAVDDTLERLGIEPTYVETPSGVVGRFTDEETMEVFEMVFGHLNTQLVAGLQSQGVDAVGLSGVDGKLLHGPRKSAVRVVEDGKKKIKRGDHSGTIREVNVDLLESLFDGGYTPVASPPMAGKDDDEILPVNTDADRSAAAIAAALDATLVLLTDVEGIYADPDDSETLIESVETGEEWEDLEDAAEGFMGRKVMAAEEALDGGSPEVVVADANADEPILSALDGDGTHLLQDALADREEAEQ comes from the coding sequence ATGACAATCGTTATCAAAGTCGGTGGCGCTCGTGCGGTCGACCCCGCTGGAGCGCTCGCTGACGTCAGTTCGCTCGTTGAGGACGGAGAAGACGTGGTCGTGGTCCACGGCGGTTCGACCGCCGTCGACGACACGCTCGAACGGCTCGGCATCGAGCCGACCTACGTCGAGACGCCGTCGGGCGTCGTCGGTCGATTCACGGACGAGGAGACGATGGAGGTGTTCGAGATGGTGTTCGGCCACCTGAACACCCAGCTCGTCGCCGGTCTACAGAGCCAGGGCGTCGACGCGGTCGGCCTCAGCGGCGTGGACGGGAAGCTGCTGCACGGCCCCCGCAAGTCCGCCGTCCGCGTCGTCGAGGACGGCAAGAAGAAGATCAAGCGCGGCGACCACTCCGGAACCATCCGCGAGGTCAACGTCGACCTGCTCGAATCGCTGTTCGACGGCGGGTACACGCCGGTGGCCTCGCCGCCGATGGCCGGGAAAGACGACGACGAAATCCTGCCAGTCAACACCGACGCCGACCGTTCCGCCGCGGCCATCGCCGCCGCGCTGGACGCGACGCTCGTCCTGCTGACCGACGTCGAGGGCATCTACGCGGACCCCGACGATTCCGAGACGCTCATCGAGTCGGTCGAGACGGGCGAGGAGTGGGAAGACCTTGAGGACGCCGCCGAGGGGTTCATGGGCCGCAAGGTCATGGCCGCCGAGGAGGCCCTCGACGGCGGTTCGCCGGAGGTCGTCGTCGCGGACGCGAACGCCGACGAACCCATCCTCTCGGCGCTCGACGGTGACGGGACGCACCTGTTGCAGGATGCACTCGCAGACCGCGAGGAGGCCGAACAATGA
- the argC gene encoding N-acetyl-gamma-glutamyl-phosphate reductase — MTYTASVVGGSGFTGGELLRILDGHPEFEIAQATSRSKENKTVGHSHPNLRHLDLRFTSPEDLESVDVLFAGTPHGVSMEHVDAFQDAADTVVDLSADFRLDSEEQYDEWYDGHTRPELLAESEYALPELNRENLPGADLIASGGCNATATIMGLLPLFEHDILSGDEQIVVDVKVGSSEGGAGGGEASSHPERSGVVRPYAPTGHRHEAEIEQFLGVDVSFTVHAVDMIRGAAATCHIFPDGPVSKGDMWGAYRGSYEDEPFVRMASGGGGVYRYPEPKAVAGTNFAEVGFEVDAANRRLVVFSAIDNMMKGSAGQAVHAANVALGLEETAGLDFTGFHPVGAP, encoded by the coding sequence ATGACGTACACCGCCTCTGTCGTCGGCGGCTCCGGCTTCACCGGCGGCGAACTCCTCCGCATCCTCGACGGTCACCCCGAGTTCGAGATCGCACAGGCCACGAGTCGTTCGAAGGAGAACAAGACGGTGGGCCACTCCCACCCCAACCTCCGCCACCTGGATCTCCGCTTCACCAGCCCGGAGGACCTGGAGAGCGTGGACGTGCTGTTCGCCGGGACGCCCCACGGCGTCTCGATGGAGCACGTCGACGCCTTCCAGGACGCCGCGGACACCGTCGTCGACCTCTCGGCGGACTTCCGCCTCGACTCGGAAGAGCAGTACGACGAGTGGTACGACGGGCACACGCGCCCGGAACTGCTGGCGGAGTCTGAGTACGCGCTCCCCGAACTGAACCGCGAGAACCTGCCCGGCGCGGACCTGATCGCCTCCGGCGGCTGCAACGCCACGGCGACGATCATGGGCCTGTTGCCCCTGTTCGAACACGACATCCTCTCCGGCGACGAACAGATCGTCGTCGACGTGAAGGTCGGCTCCTCGGAGGGCGGCGCCGGCGGCGGCGAAGCCTCGAGCCATCCCGAGCGCTCGGGCGTCGTCCGCCCGTACGCGCCCACGGGCCACCGCCACGAGGCCGAGATCGAGCAGTTCCTCGGCGTCGACGTCTCCTTCACCGTCCACGCGGTGGACATGATCCGCGGCGCCGCGGCGACGTGCCATATCTTCCCCGACGGGCCCGTCTCGAAGGGCGACATGTGGGGGGCCTACCGCGGGAGCTACGAGGACGAACCGTTCGTCCGCATGGCCTCGGGCGGCGGTGGCGTCTACCGCTACCCCGAGCCCAAGGCCGTCGCGGGCACCAACTTCGCCGAGGTCGGCTTCGAGGTCGACGCCGCGAACAGGCGCCTCGTCGTCTTCTCGGCCATCGACAACATGATGAAGGGGTCGGCCGGCCAGGCTGTCCACGCCGCCAACGTCGCGCTCGGTCTCGAGGAGACGGCGGGCCTGGACTTTACCGGCTTCCACCCTGTCGGCGCGCCGTAA
- the lysX gene encoding lysine biosynthesis protein LysX, which translates to MNVGILYSRIRQDEKLLLNELRERDHEVTKIDVRKQQFNIEDPPEIFDGVDVVVDRCLATSRSVYATKFVEAYGIPVVNGPETAEICADKVKNSLALVEAGVPTPNTDVAFTKDAAMASIEEFGYPCVLKPVVGSWGRLMAKIDSKDAAEAILEHKETLGHYEHKIFYVQEFVDKPGRDIRVLATDGEPVAAMVRESEHWLTNAAKGADTDTFELDDRALELVEKASDSVGGGLLGIDLMETGVDEDGNPEDYTVHEVNHTVEFKALSEVTDVDVPAKVVDWLETKVEEEAEAGEVSA; encoded by the coding sequence ATGAACGTAGGAATACTCTATTCGCGCATCCGCCAGGACGAGAAGCTCCTGCTCAACGAGCTTCGCGAGCGTGACCACGAGGTCACCAAGATCGACGTCCGGAAACAGCAGTTCAACATCGAGGACCCGCCCGAGATTTTCGACGGCGTGGACGTCGTCGTCGACCGCTGTCTCGCGACGAGTCGCTCCGTCTACGCGACGAAGTTCGTCGAGGCCTACGGCATTCCCGTGGTCAACGGACCCGAGACCGCCGAGATATGCGCCGACAAGGTCAAGAACAGTCTCGCGCTCGTGGAGGCCGGCGTCCCGACGCCCAACACCGACGTGGCGTTCACGAAGGACGCCGCCATGGCGTCCATCGAAGAGTTCGGCTACCCCTGCGTCCTCAAGCCCGTCGTGGGCTCGTGGGGTCGCCTGATGGCCAAGATCGACTCGAAGGACGCCGCCGAGGCCATCCTCGAACACAAGGAGACCCTGGGCCACTACGAGCACAAGATCTTCTACGTCCAGGAGTTCGTCGACAAGCCCGGCCGCGACATCCGCGTGCTGGCCACCGACGGCGAGCCCGTCGCCGCGATGGTGCGCGAGTCCGAACACTGGCTCACCAACGCCGCGAAGGGCGCCGACACGGACACCTTCGAACTCGACGACCGCGCGCTGGAACTCGTCGAGAAGGCCAGCGACTCCGTCGGCGGCGGCCTCCTGGGTATCGACCTGATGGAGACCGGCGTCGACGAGGACGGGAACCCCGAGGACTACACCGTCCACGAGGTCAACCACACGGTCGAGTTCAAGGCCCTCTCCGAGGTCACCGACGTCGACGTGCCCGCGAAGGTCGTCGACTGGCTGGAGACCAAGGTCGAGGAAGAAGCAGAAGCGGGCGAGGTGAGCGCATGA
- the lysW gene encoding lysine biosynthesis protein LysW produces MPECVECGAEVSLHEDLEVGEIVDCSTCGAELEVIGVDPVELDSAPELEEDWGE; encoded by the coding sequence ATGCCAGAATGCGTCGAGTGTGGGGCCGAAGTCTCCCTGCACGAGGACCTCGAAGTCGGAGAGATCGTCGACTGTTCCACCTGCGGCGCCGAGCTCGAAGTGATCGGCGTCGACCCCGTCGAGCTCGACTCCGCGCCCGAGCTCGAGGAAGACTGGGGAGAGTAA
- the argH gene encoding argininosuccinate lyase, with translation MSDGEDQTGANDAGRETAVRRDRFSGGPARAFLSSLEADERIFHADLAVDRAHVVMLAEQGIVEDDTVGEILRALDDIEADGHGALPDGEDVQEAIESAVIDRVGSDGGKMHTARSRNDEVAADIRYRLREDLLDTIETVVEAREELVAVAADHTDTVMPGYTHLQPAQPTTVGHWVASYEQALARDTERLLDAYGRVNQNPLGAGAFGGVPYDVDRERTAELLGFDGVVENSMDAVSTRDFLVETNAALATLATTLSGMAEDVIGFASKGHVEVADEYASTSSIMPQKKNPDTMELVRGRTGDATAGLNGLLTTLKGLPRAYNRDLQRATTHVWGAVDAVTESVEVATGAVATAEWPEDVLAAAAGEGFSTATGVADLLAKAGIPFRTAHEVVATVAGREFEGHAPSYEDLDAVAQDVLGEPLDVHVDRSAVEEALDPEASVAMRDSRGGPAADAVTEQLSAAEQALDDHRDAVVAEREAVESAAETLQTEVESHV, from the coding sequence ATGAGCGACGGAGAGGACCAGACCGGCGCGAACGACGCGGGACGGGAGACGGCCGTCCGCCGCGACCGCTTCAGCGGCGGCCCCGCCCGCGCGTTCCTCTCCTCGCTCGAGGCCGACGAGCGCATCTTCCACGCCGACCTGGCCGTCGACCGCGCCCACGTCGTCATGCTCGCCGAACAGGGCATCGTCGAAGACGACACCGTCGGCGAGATTCTGCGCGCGCTGGACGACATCGAGGCCGACGGCCACGGCGCGCTCCCCGACGGCGAAGACGTCCAGGAGGCCATCGAGTCGGCGGTCATCGACCGCGTCGGTTCGGATGGCGGAAAGATGCACACCGCGCGCTCGCGCAACGACGAGGTAGCCGCGGACATCCGCTACCGCCTCCGCGAGGACCTGCTCGATACCATCGAGACGGTCGTGGAGGCCCGCGAGGAGCTGGTGGCCGTCGCGGCGGACCACACGGACACCGTGATGCCCGGCTACACCCACCTCCAGCCCGCCCAGCCGACGACGGTGGGCCACTGGGTCGCCTCCTACGAGCAGGCGCTGGCCCGCGACACCGAACGCCTGCTGGACGCCTACGGGCGAGTGAATCAGAATCCGCTGGGCGCCGGCGCGTTCGGCGGCGTCCCCTACGACGTCGACCGGGAGCGCACGGCAGAGTTGCTGGGATTCGACGGCGTGGTCGAGAACTCGATGGACGCCGTCTCGACGCGCGATTTCCTGGTCGAGACCAACGCCGCGCTCGCCACCCTCGCGACGACGCTGTCGGGAATGGCGGAGGACGTCATCGGCTTCGCCAGCAAGGGCCACGTCGAGGTGGCCGACGAGTACGCCTCGACGTCGTCGATCATGCCCCAGAAGAAGAACCCCGACACGATGGAACTCGTGCGCGGGCGCACCGGCGACGCGACGGCCGGGCTGAACGGCCTGCTCACGACGCTGAAGGGGCTGCCCCGCGCGTACAACCGCGACCTGCAGCGCGCGACCACCCACGTCTGGGGCGCGGTCGACGCCGTCACCGAGAGCGTCGAGGTGGCGACCGGCGCGGTGGCGACCGCCGAGTGGCCCGAGGACGTGCTGGCCGCAGCGGCCGGCGAGGGGTTCTCCACGGCCACGGGCGTCGCCGACCTGCTGGCGAAAGCGGGCATTCCGTTCCGCACCGCCCACGAGGTCGTCGCGACCGTCGCGGGCCGGGAGTTCGAGGGGCATGCGCCGTCCTACGAGGATCTCGACGCCGTCGCCCAGGACGTTCTGGGCGAGCCCCTCGACGTCCACGTCGATCGGTCGGCCGTCGAGGAGGCGCTGGACCCCGAAGCCAGCGTCGCGATGCGCGACTCCCGTGGCGGACCCGCCGCCGACGCCGTGACCGAACAACTGTCGGCGGCCGAACAGGCGCTGGACGACCACCGCGACGCCGTCGTCGCCGAACGGGAAGCGGTCGAATCCGCCGCCGAGACGCTCCAGACGGAGGTGGAGAGCCATGTGTGA
- a CDS encoding argininosuccinate synthase, which yields MTDGNGTVALAFSGGLDTTVCVPLLKEEYGYDDVIGVTVDVGQPSYEFDEAEETAEALGLDHYVVDATEEFADLCLQAVKANADYQGYPLGTALARPVIAKAILDVAEQQGCAAIAHGCTGKGNDQLRFEAVWRDSDLEVIAPVRELGLTREWENEYAQEKGLPVEGGDGGRYSIDTNLWSRSIEGSELEDPATIPEDDIYLWTENPSGKDAELVDIEFEDGEAVAVDGEELGSVELIERLNEQAGAHGVGRTDMMEDRMLGLKVRENYEHPAATVLLTAHEALEGLVLTAEEREFKQQVDQQWSQKGYQGLVDAPLTGALEAFIDETNERVTGSVTVKLEGGHCRAVSRESAYSVYSESAASFNEEAVTGSITQEDATGVAKYHGFQSRLANKVLEKAKGKSEAVTDGSGISAVGATDGSETAENANGEAVSESAVDHDSEE from the coding sequence ATGACAGACGGAAACGGCACCGTCGCGCTCGCCTTCTCCGGCGGGCTCGACACCACGGTCTGCGTCCCGCTGCTGAAAGAAGAGTACGGCTACGACGACGTCATCGGCGTCACCGTCGACGTCGGCCAGCCGAGCTACGAGTTCGACGAGGCCGAGGAGACGGCCGAGGCGCTCGGCCTCGACCACTACGTCGTCGACGCCACCGAGGAGTTCGCCGACCTCTGCCTCCAGGCGGTCAAGGCCAACGCCGACTACCAGGGCTACCCACTGGGCACCGCGCTCGCGCGCCCGGTCATCGCCAAGGCCATCCTCGACGTCGCCGAGCAACAGGGCTGTGCCGCCATCGCCCACGGCTGCACCGGCAAGGGGAACGACCAGCTCCGCTTCGAGGCGGTGTGGCGCGACTCCGACCTGGAGGTCATCGCCCCCGTCCGCGAACTCGGCCTCACCCGCGAGTGGGAGAACGAGTACGCCCAGGAGAAGGGCCTGCCCGTCGAGGGCGGCGACGGCGGCCGCTACTCCATCGACACGAACCTCTGGAGCCGCTCTATCGAGGGCTCCGAACTCGAAGACCCCGCCACGATTCCGGAGGACGACATCTACCTCTGGACCGAAAATCCGTCGGGCAAGGACGCGGAACTCGTCGACATCGAGTTCGAGGACGGCGAGGCCGTCGCCGTCGACGGCGAGGAACTCGGCTCCGTCGAACTCATCGAACGGCTCAACGAGCAGGCCGGCGCCCACGGCGTCGGTCGCACGGACATGATGGAAGATCGCATGCTCGGCCTCAAGGTGCGCGAGAACTACGAGCACCCCGCCGCGACGGTGCTGCTGACGGCTCACGAAGCGCTCGAAGGGCTCGTCCTCACCGCCGAGGAGCGCGAGTTCAAACAGCAGGTCGACCAACAGTGGTCCCAGAAGGGGTACCAGGGCCTCGTCGACGCACCCCTCACGGGCGCGCTGGAGGCGTTCATCGACGAGACCAACGAGCGCGTCACGGGCTCCGTCACGGTGAAGCTCGAAGGCGGCCACTGTCGCGCCGTCTCCCGCGAGTCGGCGTACTCCGTCTACAGCGAGTCGGCGGCCTCGTTCAACGAGGAGGCCGTCACCGGCTCCATCACCCAGGAAGACGCCACGGGCGTCGCCAAGTACCACGGCTTCCAGTCCCGCCTGGCGAACAAGGTGCTAGAGAAGGCAAAGGGCAAGAGCGAGGCCGTGACGGACGGATCGGGGATTAGCGCGGTCGGAGCGACCGACGGGAGCGAGACCGCGGAAAACGCGAACGGCGAAGCCGTGAGCGAGAGCGCGGTCGACCACGACTCGGAGGAATAG
- a CDS encoding DUF7554 family protein, whose protein sequence is MLDDVPVETLLKVVLVLVIVWIALDIVSELVFELLGPFRPLVGLLIIALVVVWWLD, encoded by the coding sequence ATGCTCGACGACGTCCCGGTAGAGACGCTCCTGAAGGTGGTACTGGTCCTCGTGATCGTCTGGATCGCACTCGACATCGTCTCCGAACTGGTGTTCGAACTGCTCGGGCCGTTCCGCCCGCTCGTGGGACTGCTCATCATCGCCCTGGTCGTCGTCTGGTGGCTGGACTGA
- a CDS encoding 2'-5' RNA ligase family protein, with translation MFSLNVPVPSEVARLASDLALEIPGAEERSRGRHTLVVKRLGTGGYESYHAMEARVRELLSGQPAFAARVDGIDIFQEATNGSSPVIYLTVESPGLWDLHERLCAEFGALDGLEGADYDPHVTIARGGPMDAARRMCDREIEPVEWRVEALSFLDAQRGHEASRISLPA, from the coding sequence GTGTTCAGCCTCAACGTCCCGGTTCCGAGCGAGGTGGCACGTCTGGCGAGCGACCTCGCCCTGGAGATTCCGGGCGCCGAGGAGCGCTCGCGCGGGCGCCACACGCTCGTGGTCAAGCGCCTCGGCACGGGCGGCTACGAGTCTTACCACGCGATGGAGGCCCGCGTCCGGGAGCTGCTTTCCGGCCAGCCCGCCTTCGCCGCCAGGGTGGACGGCATCGACATCTTCCAGGAGGCCACGAACGGCTCCTCGCCGGTGATCTACCTCACTGTCGAGAGTCCCGGGCTGTGGGACCTCCACGAGCGCCTGTGCGCGGAGTTCGGCGCGCTCGACGGGCTGGAGGGCGCGGACTACGACCCCCACGTCACCATCGCCCGGGGCGGGCCGATGGACGCCGCGAGGCGGATGTGCGACAGGGAGATAGAGCCGGTGGAGTGGCGCGTGGAGGCACTCTCCTTCCTCGACGCCCAGCGCGGCCACGAGGCCAGTCGCATCTCGCTCCCGGCCTGA
- a CDS encoding PPC domain-containing DNA-binding protein, producing the protein MDYREVEATREFVCTLDHGGDWRAQIETFAADEGIDAAFFTGLGAVQDAEIMFYDQETMEYDSMVFPEPLEVAACVGNVSMLDGEPFAHTHAVLSRPDGEAIAGHLNSGTVWAGELHVRAFEDSLVREHDEATDLDLWEL; encoded by the coding sequence ATGGATTACCGCGAGGTCGAGGCGACTCGAGAGTTCGTCTGCACGCTCGACCACGGGGGCGACTGGCGCGCCCAGATCGAGACCTTCGCCGCCGACGAGGGGATCGACGCGGCCTTCTTCACCGGCCTCGGCGCGGTGCAGGACGCGGAGATCATGTTCTACGACCAGGAGACGATGGAGTACGACTCCATGGTGTTCCCCGAACCGCTGGAGGTGGCCGCCTGCGTCGGCAACGTATCGATGCTGGATGGAGAGCCGTTCGCCCACACGCACGCGGTCCTCTCGCGCCCTGACGGCGAGGCCATCGCGGGCCACCTCAACAGCGGCACCGTCTGGGCCGGCGAGTTGCACGTCCGCGCGTTCGAGGACTCGCTCGTTCGGGAACACGACGAGGCGACCGACCTGGACCTCTGGGAACTATAG